One window of the Populus nigra chromosome 4, ddPopNigr1.1, whole genome shotgun sequence genome contains the following:
- the LOC133692922 gene encoding zinc finger protein 11-like, which produces MCIAMDRNYLQKSTTVKDKWEWNNVIFEGEHSTGISWPKRNYTCSFCRREFSSAQALGGHMNVHRRDRARLKQLPSWFFECPKPTSMSNPKPLPYPSSKFSPYPDHTHDHSLLSPFLASFSSPSYPEKKSIVECPQSINSTRKISDMRAVVGVGESKKNFVQDGDQLKVSRTSGIISLDLEMRCEDPKEVLDLELRLGCF; this is translated from the coding sequence ATGTGTATAGCCATGGACAGGAACTATCTGCAGAAAAGTACCACTGTTAAAGACAAATGGGAGTGGAACAACGTGATCTTTGAAGGAGAACATTCAACTGGTATTTCATGGCCGAAAAGAAATTACACATGCAGCTTTTGCAGGAGAGAATTCAGCTCAGCTCAAGCACTTGGGGGACATATGAATGTTCACAGGAGAGATAGAGCCAGGCTAAAACAGCTGCCTTCTTGGTTTTTTGAATGTCCAAAACCTACTTCCATGTCTAACCCTAAACCTTTACCTTATCCCTCATCCAAGTTCTCACCATACCCTGATCACACTCATGATCATTCCTTGCTCTCTCCATTCCTCGCTTCTTTCTCTTCACCTTCTTACCCAGAAAAGAAATCCATAGTTGAATGTCCTCAGAGTATAAATTCAACAAGGAAGATAAGCGATATGAGAGCTGTGGTTGGTGTTGGAGAATCGAAGAAGAATTTCGTACAAGATGGTGATCAGCTTAAAGTTTCGAGGACAAGTGGGATTATTAGCTTGGACTTGGAAATGAGATGTGAAGATCCGAAGGAGGTTTTGGATTTGGAGCTTCGACTTGGCtgtttttag